Proteins from one Camelina sativa cultivar DH55 chromosome 8, Cs, whole genome shotgun sequence genomic window:
- the LOC104709647 gene encoding probable protein phosphatase 2C 54, whose product MKSDITPPILTEDGDCSENKRVRVADPGCTVGGEDRPVKLPKIEDDGDVGTSGGGTQVLVDALMADVAINDKDGRTNAVHGVVSVMGRQRAMTTAVSTVVDEIPSYDIFGIFDGLRLAKFFEDRLRRLVKEEVKACYGCGAAADWNKVMRSCFSETVGTVGTTAAEALVTIVGKEEVIVLCRGGARVVLYSQGGVALPLCHIHHHKVVFSCI is encoded by the exons ATGAAATCGGACATCACTCCACCAATACTCACCGAAGATGGCGACTGCAGCGAGAATAAGAGAGTAAGAGTTGCTGATCCGGGATGTACCGTTGGCGGCGAGGACAGACCTGTGAAATTACCAAAAATCGAAGACGACG GGGATGTTGGGACATCAGGAGGAGGAACACAAGTTTTAGTCGATGCACTTATGGCTGACGTGGCAATCAACGATAAAGACGGCAGAACAAACGCCGTCCACGGAGTAGTCTCAGTCATGGGACGGCAGAGAGCTATGACAACCGCTGTTTCCACCGTTGTTGACGAGATTCCGTCTTATGACATCTTCGGAATTTTTGACGGTCTTAGGCTCGCTAAATTCTTCGAGGACAGGCTGCGTCGGCTTGTGAAGGAGGAGGTCAAAGCATGCTACGGCTGTGGGGCGGCGGCGGACTGGAATAAAGTTATGAGATCGTGTTTTTCGGAAACGGTGGGGACAGTGGGGACAACCGCGGCAGAAGCGTTGGTTACGATTGTCGGAAAAGAGGAGGTGATTGTTCTGTGCCGTGGCGGTGCAAGGGTGGTTCTTTACTCTCAAGGCGGTGTAGCTT